The DNA sequence TCCAGCACAGCGAGGCGGCCGCCCGGCTTCAGCACGCGGCGAAACTCTTTCAGGCCTGCCACGCGGTCAGCGAAATTGCGGATGCCGAAAGACACCGTGACCACATCGAAACTGTTGTCGGCCCAGGGCAGGTTCTGGCCGTCGGCGCAGACCCAGTCCAGCCGGCCTTCCCATTTCGCATTGTCCGCGCGCGCCTTGCCGGCTTCCAGCATCGCATCATTGATGTCGGACACGATGGCCGTCGCTGGCTTGTTAATGCGGCGGCGCCTGCCAGCCTTGTCGGCCAGTTCCAGAAAGGCCCGGGCCAGTTCCCCCGTCCCGCCGGCGACATCGAGATGGCGTTCGCCCGGCTGCGGGTTCACGCGGTTCATCGCATCATGTTTCCACAGACGATGCACGCCAGCGGACATGAGGTCGTTCATCAGGTCATAGCGCGACGCGACCGAGCGGAAGACGCCCTTCACGCGGGCGACTTTCTCGCTCTCGGTCACCTCTTCGAAACCGAAGGAGACTG is a window from the uncultured Hyphomonas sp. genome containing:
- a CDS encoding class I SAM-dependent methyltransferase, with the protein product MSAESETERPESERTVSFGFEEVTESEKVARVKGVFRSVASRYDLMNDLMSAGVHRLWKHDAMNRVNPQPGERHLDVAGGTGELARAFLELADKAGRRRRINKPATAIVSDINDAMLEAGKARADNAKWEGRLDWVCADGQNLPWADNSFDVVTVSFGIRNFADRVAGLKEFRRVLKPGGRLAVLEFSHMTAPALQAAYDTYSFNVIPQLGSLVAGDKESYQYLVESIRKFPDQETFRAEIEGAGFSNVSVTNFSGGIAALHFGWAV